Proteins encoded together in one Marispirochaeta sp. window:
- the bioD gene encoding dethiobiotin synthase, translating to MAKGVFITGTDTDAGKTLITAALVRQIRMQGIDAVPMKIVQTGGGYSSEGFPISNDFDVYCAASSFIKKTEDIRDMVPYSFVAPASPHLAAQMENRICEIDPICSALTRLLEKYELVIAEGVGGVNVPLSENITTLALIQKIALPTLLVIRNSLGCINHALNTIDVLRSQNITIKGAIMTETTRSSPEDRYILQDNPHIIEKLGKIKILGSIPFIPNSSRSHLFWEELDTYMKEIAKYILQGVNDE from the coding sequence ATGGCGAAAGGTGTATTTATTACAGGAACAGATACCGATGCTGGAAAAACCCTCATTACTGCGGCATTAGTACGTCAAATACGCATGCAGGGTATCGATGCTGTTCCGATGAAAATTGTTCAAACCGGTGGCGGATATTCCAGTGAGGGCTTTCCCATTTCAAATGATTTTGATGTATACTGCGCCGCATCCTCTTTTATCAAAAAAACAGAAGATATAAGGGATATGGTTCCCTATTCGTTTGTTGCGCCGGCTTCGCCCCATTTAGCGGCACAAATGGAAAACCGAATCTGTGAAATTGATCCGATTTGTAGTGCCTTGACGAGATTACTGGAAAAATACGAGCTTGTTATTGCAGAAGGGGTCGGAGGTGTAAATGTTCCCCTTTCGGAAAATATCACCACTTTGGCGCTCATTCAGAAAATTGCCTTACCTACTCTTCTTGTTATTCGAAATTCTTTGGGCTGTATTAATCATGCGCTCAATACCATAGATGTGCTGCGTTCCCAAAACATTACGATTAAAGGCGCGATAATGACCGAAACAACGCGGTCTTCTCCGGAGGACCGTTATATTTTGCAGGACAATCCTCATATCATTGAAAAGCTTGGGAAAATCAAAATATTGGGCTCCATCCCTTTTATTCCAAATTCCTCCAGGTCGCATTTGTTTTGGGAAGAACTTGATACTTATATGAAAGAGATTGCAAAATATATTTTACAAGGTGTAAACGATGAATGA
- a CDS encoding IS1380 family transposase — protein MVRQKSRSVKSKITNFQTTNEQFSGRAGLAPVSRYLDAVGITEILAKRFTFLKKNAKGTALNSIFHQIICYFFDGTDLHMSRFDHLKRDTGYAGVIETEAEEMISSHTAKRFFRSISIVRVWLFRKILKQLFLWRLSIEKPEIIKIGIDTMVLDNNDADVREGVEPTYKKVKGFQPLQVFWGRYLVDAIFRNGKAHSNHGNHVQRVVSHMARLIRRGYRDDVPIIFIADTGFFDQALLDHCERLKVGLIVGGKMYQDIKDTIDRMPDESFLEYQKGTKAWFYTEFGGRRKSWKTFWRTIYAKPITEDDGQVLLEYARPELIIYTNIGMNNEITRGILKAHKSDETEISPQAIINAYHFRARDELVNRALKDFGTEHLPFKRFASNAAFYYLMCISFFLFETFKYDIDSPAIKITWYAESFRRKVLDIAGQIIRTGRRIYLKLPEVTSAVLCFEQLWNQSGSISKIPPAPV, from the coding sequence ATGGTGCGCCAAAAAAGCCGATCCGTCAAGAGCAAAATTACCAACTTTCAGACAACAAACGAACAATTTTCCGGCCGTGCCGGGCTTGCCCCGGTCAGTCGTTACCTTGACGCAGTGGGCATCACCGAGATATTAGCGAAGCGGTTCACCTTTCTAAAAAAGAATGCAAAAGGTACTGCCCTGAACTCTATCTTTCATCAGATCATCTGTTATTTTTTTGACGGCACTGATCTGCACATGAGCCGGTTCGATCATCTGAAACGGGATACCGGCTATGCCGGGGTAATCGAGACTGAAGCAGAGGAAATGATTTCATCTCATACCGCTAAAAGATTCTTTCGCTCCATATCGATTGTACGGGTATGGCTTTTTAGAAAAATACTCAAGCAGCTGTTCCTCTGGAGGCTGTCGATAGAAAAACCTGAGATCATCAAAATTGGAATCGACACCATGGTTCTGGATAACAACGACGCCGATGTACGCGAAGGAGTCGAACCGACCTACAAAAAAGTAAAAGGATTTCAGCCGCTGCAGGTGTTCTGGGGTCGATACCTTGTTGATGCGATATTTCGAAATGGAAAGGCCCACAGCAATCACGGGAATCACGTTCAGCGGGTAGTAAGCCATATGGCTCGCCTCATTCGCAGAGGCTATCGCGATGATGTACCTATCATCTTTATCGCCGACACAGGATTCTTTGATCAGGCGCTACTTGACCACTGTGAAAGGCTGAAGGTTGGCCTGATTGTAGGCGGTAAAATGTATCAGGATATCAAGGACACCATCGATCGGATGCCTGATGAATCATTCCTTGAATACCAAAAGGGCACAAAAGCATGGTTCTACACGGAGTTCGGAGGCAGACGGAAGTCATGGAAGACATTCTGGAGAACCATCTACGCAAAACCTATTACCGAAGATGATGGTCAGGTGCTTCTTGAATATGCCCGCCCGGAGCTCATTATCTACACCAATATCGGAATGAACAATGAGATCACCCGTGGGATTTTGAAAGCACATAAAAGTGATGAAACTGAAATCAGTCCACAGGCCATCATCAACGCCTATCATTTCCGAGCTCGGGACGAGCTGGTGAACCGGGCGCTGAAAGATTTTGGAACAGAGCACTTGCCCTTCAAACGTTTCGCCTCAAATGCGGCTTTCTATTATCTGATGTGTATTTCATTCTTCCTGTTCGAAACCTTCAAATATGATATCGACTCTCCGGCAATCAAGATCACCTGGTATGCTGAAAGCTTCAGGAGAAAGGTGCTTGATATTGCGGGACAAATTATACGAACCGGCCGCCGGATTTATTTGAAGCTGCCGGAGGTAACAAGCGCTGTCCTCTGTTTCGAACAGTTATGGAACCAAAGCGGAAGTATTTCTAAGATACCACCGGCACCGGTCTAA
- a CDS encoding outer membrane lipoprotein-sorting protein, protein MRAAFDLPDPQDSRAVGMMVIEDTAGNRRTRRIVQYTQDTPDGQDSYIEVQEPADVAGMRFLTLAEPGEDVQRMYLPALDSARRISGSAKKGRFLGSDLFFYDMEDHKFEDFSGYRYLRSELFRGHECDVVEAVPTDDNAPYSRMIQWVSRRDHYIYKMECYAENDSNRLFKTIISIEVGEQKGILYPVRQLIENHRDNHKTALMYQEIEINTGVSDDMFSVRYLER, encoded by the coding sequence ATGCGAGCGGCGTTTGATCTTCCTGATCCGCAAGATAGTCGCGCAGTCGGCATGATGGTTATAGAGGACACAGCCGGAAATCGACGTACGCGTCGTATCGTACAGTACACCCAGGATACACCGGACGGACAGGATAGCTATATCGAGGTACAGGAACCTGCGGATGTCGCGGGCATGCGGTTCTTAACTCTCGCCGAACCGGGTGAAGACGTTCAACGGATGTATCTGCCTGCTCTCGACAGTGCGAGGCGCATTTCCGGCTCCGCCAAAAAAGGACGATTCCTCGGTTCGGATCTCTTTTTCTATGACATGGAAGATCATAAGTTCGAAGATTTCTCAGGATACAGGTATCTACGTTCCGAATTATTCAGGGGACATGAGTGTGATGTCGTAGAGGCTGTTCCTACCGACGATAACGCGCCGTACTCGCGAATGATACAGTGGGTAAGTCGGCGAGACCATTATATTTACAAGATGGAATGTTACGCCGAAAACGACAGTAATCGTCTGTTTAAGACGATCATATCGATTGAAGTAGGAGAACAGAAAGGTATTTTATATCCGGTCCGGCAGTTAATTGAGAATCACCGCGACAACCATAAAACGGCGCTTATGTATCAGGAGATCGAGATAAACACCGGAGTGTCCGACGATATGTTTTCCGTCCGGTATCTGGAACGGTGA
- a CDS encoding MMPL family transporter translates to MDNRQEQKERREWGEWLGSFIVRYRIALAVLFIGLSLLAGLGIQKITMTSSITEWFSEGSSVSTDRDRFENEFKKGERVALLVTGEDVFSHDMLNMIDRLGERLVKNVPFADRVESITTVEYSRAEGDEVITEELIPDTIPRAAQELEVFRDIALSDKLIAGRLVSMDSTETWVVIELLPFPKKWQGEYDNPPYFLVGEAIEKLLQGDDFLNYDIKAAGTPILNHDELVATSHETTRLVLYASIVAVILLIIFLRTWRGVVVPLLVTALSIAVVYGIYGHLGVEINAFLFNVPVFLAVAVTISYSIHLFNYFNEELSIHGDRKKAVIGAVRLGASPLLFSVLTTAAALASFVSVGLVPLRWLGLTGALVVLVVYVLSLLLTAVFLSFGKNQMQRKETEVHSSDGRLSRLGRWAYSRAPWVVAGFACLIGLFFIGITRFEVNLNLDQTYGFRVDYINRLREVAHSEVGSFSSYDITFDLHKQDATKAPELLRRFDRFVEKIDELSNTKRSTTMLPFLKQMNRVLHHGQQQYYRVPDSRQLVAQVLFLYEMSGGDELSNWINDDYSILRLQVETSTMDARKMVKGLEEIKALADRYMPEAEMSITGSMLETAIMNQYVAKGQIVSFLIALGVIGLLMIIILRSVRAGIIGLIPNVAPAVAIAGLMGFFGIPLDFITMTIVPMILGIAVDDTIHLMTHIKRIYTAGNSYIYSMEDSLRVVGHAMIMTSVVVVASFGIFGVSIFNMFRNLGIFMGIGLGTACASGLMMVPALSRWVSPFGKRR, encoded by the coding sequence ATGGATAATCGTCAAGAACAGAAAGAACGACGCGAATGGGGTGAATGGCTTGGAAGCTTCATTGTCAGGTACCGAATCGCATTGGCAGTTCTATTTATTGGGTTGTCTTTGTTGGCCGGGTTGGGAATTCAAAAGATCACAATGACCTCTTCAATTACCGAATGGTTCTCCGAGGGATCGTCGGTGAGTACCGATCGGGACCGGTTTGAAAATGAGTTCAAGAAGGGGGAACGGGTCGCTCTTCTGGTTACAGGGGAAGATGTCTTTTCGCATGATATGCTGAACATGATTGATCGGCTTGGTGAGCGATTAGTAAAGAACGTGCCTTTTGCAGATAGAGTAGAATCGATTACCACTGTGGAATATAGCCGAGCGGAGGGGGACGAGGTAATAACCGAAGAGCTGATTCCGGATACAATACCTCGCGCTGCCCAAGAGTTGGAAGTTTTTCGGGATATTGCACTTTCGGATAAGTTAATCGCAGGACGCCTGGTCTCAATGGATTCGACGGAGACCTGGGTGGTTATAGAGCTTTTACCGTTTCCTAAAAAGTGGCAGGGAGAATATGATAATCCGCCCTATTTTTTAGTAGGCGAAGCCATCGAAAAGCTGTTGCAGGGCGATGATTTTTTAAACTACGATATCAAAGCGGCCGGTACGCCGATTCTGAACCATGATGAGCTGGTAGCGACAAGCCATGAAACGACACGTCTGGTGCTTTATGCATCAATAGTCGCGGTGATTCTTCTGATCATATTTCTCCGCACATGGAGAGGAGTAGTTGTCCCGCTTCTGGTGACCGCTCTTTCCATTGCGGTGGTCTATGGGATTTATGGTCACTTGGGAGTCGAAATCAACGCCTTCCTGTTCAATGTGCCTGTATTCCTGGCTGTTGCAGTTACCATCAGCTATTCGATTCATTTATTCAACTATTTTAACGAGGAACTCTCTATTCACGGGGATAGAAAAAAGGCGGTCATCGGTGCAGTTCGTCTCGGCGCATCGCCGCTTCTTTTTTCCGTTCTGACGACTGCTGCGGCCCTGGCTTCGTTCGTTTCGGTAGGGTTGGTACCTCTCCGGTGGTTGGGACTGACCGGTGCACTGGTCGTTCTCGTGGTGTATGTACTATCCCTGCTGCTTACTGCGGTATTCCTCTCCTTCGGAAAAAACCAGATGCAGCGAAAAGAGACTGAGGTGCATAGTTCCGATGGCCGGTTATCCCGTCTTGGTCGGTGGGCATATTCACGGGCACCGTGGGTTGTCGCGGGATTTGCATGTCTCATTGGGCTCTTTTTCATTGGTATTACTCGTTTTGAAGTCAATCTCAACCTTGATCAGACCTATGGTTTCAGAGTTGATTATATAAACAGGCTGCGCGAGGTTGCGCATAGCGAGGTAGGTTCTTTCTCGTCTTATGATATTACCTTCGATCTGCACAAACAGGACGCAACGAAGGCTCCGGAGCTTCTTCGTCGCTTCGACCGATTTGTTGAAAAAATCGACGAGTTGTCCAATACGAAAAGAAGCACGACGATGCTTCCTTTTCTCAAGCAGATGAACCGTGTTCTGCACCACGGTCAACAGCAATATTATAGGGTTCCAGACTCTCGCCAGCTTGTTGCTCAGGTTCTTTTTCTTTATGAGATGTCGGGAGGCGATGAACTGAGCAATTGGATAAATGACGACTACTCGATTCTCCGTCTTCAAGTTGAAACTAGTACTATGGATGCCAGGAAGATGGTCAAGGGACTTGAGGAGATCAAGGCGCTTGCTGACCGTTATATGCCGGAGGCCGAAATGAGCATAACCGGTTCTATGCTGGAAACGGCGATAATGAATCAGTATGTCGCTAAGGGACAGATCGTCTCTTTTTTGATTGCTCTTGGAGTAATCGGATTACTAATGATCATTATTCTTAGGAGCGTTCGTGCAGGAATTATCGGCCTTATTCCGAATGTTGCTCCAGCCGTAGCCATAGCCGGTCTTATGGGATTTTTTGGTATTCCTCTCGATTTTATTACGATGACAATTGTGCCGATGATCCTGGGAATAGCCGTAGACGACACGATACATCTCATGACCCACATTAAACGCATATATACGGCTGGAAACTCCTATATTTATTCGATGGAAGACTCGCTACGAGTCGTTGGACATGCTATGATTATGACATCCGTGGTTGTCGTCGCCAGTTTCGGAATCTTCGGGGTTTCTATATTCAATATGTTCAGAAACCTTGGTATTTTTATGGGAATCGGACTCGGAACCGCCTGTGCAAGTGGCTTAATGATGGTTCCAGCCTTGAGTCGCTGGGTTTCTCCTTTTGGCAAGAGACGTTAA
- a CDS encoding TetR/AcrR family transcriptional regulator, whose protein sequence is MSTKERIEYEALKLFCRKGYNGVRIDEIISAAESTKGGFYHHFASKQELFTKIVFSYLFEWIIEQAATAHNAEMSFQEYLRTLFDYPKRYLEWWHSLRISEDLRGLFVVFFDGIGMFEDLRMKIVNVYTELMQEIVFRIDSARTIGEIRKDIDSEAAVIQILSTLEGLTLLMVGFNSSQLSNLDYYIGEMFRNTWRGFST, encoded by the coding sequence ATGAGTACGAAAGAGAGAATCGAGTATGAAGCGTTAAAACTGTTCTGTCGCAAGGGATATAATGGAGTCAGAATAGACGAAATTATATCCGCGGCGGAATCGACCAAGGGTGGATTCTATCACCACTTTGCAAGCAAACAGGAACTTTTCACGAAAATAGTGTTTTCGTATCTTTTTGAGTGGATTATTGAACAGGCCGCGACGGCTCATAATGCAGAGATGTCTTTTCAGGAATACCTGCGAACACTTTTTGATTATCCGAAACGTTATCTTGAGTGGTGGCATTCTCTCAGGATCAGCGAGGACCTGAGAGGTTTGTTTGTTGTATTCTTCGACGGGATTGGGATGTTTGAAGATCTTCGAATGAAAATCGTCAATGTCTATACTGAACTGATGCAGGAGATAGTCTTCCGCATCGATTCCGCCCGCACCATCGGAGAAATCCGCAAAGATATTGATTCCGAAGCGGCGGTTATCCAGATTCTATCTACCCTGGAAGGTTTGACGCTTCTCATGGTCGGTTTCAACTCTTCACAGCTGTCAAATCTCGATTACTACATCGGTGAAATGTTTAGAAATACTTGGCGGGGATTCTCTACATGA
- a CDS encoding transposase — protein sequence MSGKIIEINEEEVKAHLGEFVRKTVEETLNAMLEAEAEQLLNAQKHERNTDRKGYRAGHYDRKLLTKADEVNLKMPMLKKVTFETAQLY from the coding sequence ATGTCTGGTAAGATTATCGAAATTAATGAGGAAGAAGTTAAAGCTCATTTGGGGGAATTTGTACGGAAAACTGTCGAGGAAACATTGAATGCCATGCTGGAAGCTGAAGCCGAGCAATTGCTCAATGCACAGAAGCATGAGAGAAACACAGATCGGAAGGGGTATCGCGCCGGCCATTATGACCGGAAGCTTTTGACCAAGGCAGATGAAGTAAACCTTAAGATGCCCATGTTGAAGAAGGTAACCTTTGAAACGGCACAGTTATATTAA
- a CDS encoding SDR family NAD(P)-dependent oxidoreductase has translation MTGASSGIGRETAILLKKSGFTVYGASRNIEKLKILEQEGITILSLDVTVEESIQECVKTIIANEGRIDILINNAGYYNEPRKRDSFWGCL, from the coding sequence ATTACCGGAGCGTCTTCAGGGATAGGTAGAGAAACGGCGATTCTTCTTAAAAAGTCAGGGTTCACGGTGTATGGTGCTTCCCGAAATATAGAAAAACTTAAGATTCTCGAACAGGAAGGGATTACCATTCTGTCATTGGATGTAACAGTTGAAGAGTCAATTCAAGAATGTGTTAAAACGATTATTGCGAATGAGGGTCGGATTGATATTTTAATAAATAACGCAGGGTACTATAATGAGCCCAGGAAACGAGACAGCTTCTGGGGGTGCCTTTAA
- a CDS encoding transposase → MRKSYNTAFKSKVALEAIKEQETIQQIALKYDVHPNQVSQWKKQLPDNLPATFERPNKKREEERRLEQERDQLLRTVGELTVVNEFLKKKHREYYGKDPE, encoded by the coding sequence ATGAGGAAGAGCTACAACACCGCATTCAAATCGAAAGTGGCACTTGAGGCTATCAAGGAGCAGGAGACCATACAGCAGATTGCACTTAAATACGATGTGCATCCGAACCAGGTATCGCAGTGGAAAAAGCAGCTGCCGGACAATCTTCCTGCGACTTTCGAGCGTCCTAATAAGAAGCGAGAAGAGGAGCGCAGGCTTGAGCAGGAGCGTGACCAACTGCTGCGAACTGTTGGAGAACTGACAGTTGTGAACGAATTTCTCAAAAAAAAACACCGCGAGTATTACGGGAAAGATCCGGAATGA
- a CDS encoding IS3 family transposase, translating to MIDPNHPELSIAQQCRTLEVTRSSYYRKGRDMRTETDLEDLTVILEYHKKVPFYGYRKVSRVLLPEHPHLTRKRVRRLMKRFGLRALYPGPNLSKARNDHKKYPYLLRGKQIRHPNQVWASDITYIGLPQGHVYLVAIVDLYSRKVLSWRLSNSMDPSFCVAALQEAIETYGVPAIFNTDQGSQFTSRAYLSVLEEHQVEISMDGVGRALDNVYVERLWRSLKYEDIYLRSYESMVELHHGIEHYFTFYNTERLHQSLEYRTPEEMHQSFATENPLPLAA from the coding sequence ATGATTGATCCGAACCATCCCGAGCTGAGCATAGCGCAGCAGTGTCGTACTCTTGAGGTCACTCGGAGCTCCTACTACCGCAAAGGCCGAGATATGCGAACAGAGACGGATCTGGAGGATCTCACAGTCATCCTGGAGTATCACAAGAAGGTCCCCTTTTACGGCTATCGCAAAGTATCACGAGTGCTGTTACCTGAGCATCCTCACCTGACCAGAAAACGAGTCAGGCGGCTGATGAAGCGTTTTGGACTGCGGGCATTATATCCTGGGCCAAATCTGAGCAAGGCACGCAACGATCACAAGAAATATCCGTATTTGTTGCGCGGTAAGCAAATACGGCATCCCAATCAGGTTTGGGCCAGTGATATCACCTATATTGGTCTTCCGCAGGGGCACGTCTATCTGGTGGCTATAGTGGATCTGTACTCTCGTAAGGTCTTGAGCTGGCGGCTTTCGAATAGCATGGATCCGTCATTCTGTGTTGCCGCGCTGCAGGAGGCGATCGAGACCTATGGGGTCCCGGCGATCTTTAACACGGATCAGGGTAGCCAGTTCACAAGCAGGGCCTACCTGTCGGTGTTGGAAGAACACCAGGTGGAGATCAGCATGGACGGGGTTGGCCGCGCACTGGACAATGTGTATGTCGAACGACTGTGGCGCTCATTGAAATATGAGGATATCTACCTGCGGTCATATGAGAGCATGGTGGAATTACATCATGGGATTGAACACTACTTCACGTTCTACAACACCGAACGGCTACACCAGTCGCTGGAGTACAGGACACCGGAAGAGATGCATCAATCATTCGCTACGGAGAACCCGCTGCCGTTGGCAGCGTAG
- a CDS encoding SDR family NAD(P)-dependent oxidoreductase, translating to MTIGRSSYGSFGSLEDAPLSEARNQYNVNVFGLARITQLVLPYMRSQKYGRIINISSVGGIITTPFGGWYQSSKHAVESLSDALRMDTLGFGIDVVVVEPSNIESGFESVAINKLKDSTSEIYKEKAESFAKGLSKSYEGVSKPEVIAKVIKKAVTARRPKPRYVAGKMSRTILILKALLTDRQFDRVAINTFFK from the coding sequence TTGACAATTGGGCGCAGTTCATACGGATCTTTCGGTTCCCTGGAAGATGCTCCTTTATCTGAAGCCCGGAATCAGTATAATGTTAATGTTTTCGGACTTGCAAGGATCACTCAGTTGGTATTACCCTATATGCGTTCACAGAAATACGGACGAATCATTAATATAAGTTCTGTTGGAGGTATTATAACAACCCCTTTTGGAGGCTGGTATCAATCAAGTAAGCATGCCGTGGAATCATTAAGCGATGCATTGCGCATGGACACACTCGGGTTTGGAATTGATGTTGTTGTTGTTGAACCGTCGAATATTGAATCAGGTTTTGAATCAGTAGCTATTAATAAGCTTAAGGACTCAACGAGTGAGATCTACAAGGAGAAGGCTGAAAGTTTTGCAAAAGGACTATCAAAAAGCTATGAGGGTGTCTCTAAACCGGAAGTAATAGCAAAAGTTATCAAGAAAGCTGTTACGGCACGAAGACCTAAGCCCAGATATGTTGCAGGGAAGATGTCAAGAACGATATTAATATTAAAGGCTTTACTAACGGATCGACAGTTTGACAGGGTTGCGATTAATACATTCTTTAAATAA
- a CDS encoding PQQ-binding-like beta-propeller repeat protein, with translation MKKKSLISTTVVLAVLLIIVVTVYTRTKHYDRLMHVAYTESENRIEICRRSFMDERWPELIVRKLSETESTVWQLTWDRYFDGNRDLADNQYIVTDKLLIFPLTRVDENGYCFREITAIDHRMGVVAWSTPVPAGIDHDGFSSMSDGSSLFVFNLDRMRGPLLTRLDIQTGEEFWTAPAPAYPGAPLMTDDYFILHYSFGGFSRAFIYSKEEGLSLEIPVCYPGFVRGGDFLYIGKDREQYCVHRTNMMSGEDEELFVLQDQPYENQPFKDLFFALSGDMLLFQGRDQSFKALSLADGRRIWETRWKPDNQGREYLFTFFGDDILEKSPVHCGFYDMPEGYFPLVLQSQEKKEPYERLVVLDSRNGQVVYRGNPIPVDLSITMNIDILYKEGKYFITGKILSYGNKPYLVFEPFVFVMEEKTGDFISYAYLDPAWKTNQEYTRFNSLSELILGGGDIIWNTEDIDMALSARLGISP, from the coding sequence ATGAAAAAAAAGAGTCTTATTTCAACCACAGTGGTTCTCGCTGTTCTGTTAATTATAGTAGTTACCGTGTATACGCGAACGAAGCATTACGACCGTTTGATGCACGTGGCATACACGGAATCAGAGAACAGAATAGAAATTTGTCGACGCAGCTTTATGGATGAACGCTGGCCTGAGCTGATTGTTCGCAAGCTCAGCGAAACAGAATCCACGGTGTGGCAACTGACATGGGATCGGTATTTTGACGGCAATAGGGATCTGGCGGATAACCAGTACATAGTGACAGACAAGCTGCTTATCTTTCCCCTGACGCGAGTCGATGAAAACGGGTATTGCTTCAGGGAAATTACCGCTATCGATCACCGTATGGGCGTCGTTGCGTGGAGCACTCCCGTTCCTGCGGGGATTGATCATGATGGTTTTTCCAGTATGTCGGATGGCTCTTCGCTTTTTGTTTTTAATCTGGACCGTATGCGCGGCCCTCTTCTGACTCGACTGGACATACAAACCGGCGAAGAATTCTGGACTGCTCCCGCTCCGGCATATCCTGGGGCTCCGCTTATGACGGATGATTATTTTATCCTGCATTATTCCTTCGGCGGGTTCTCCAGGGCCTTCATTTACAGCAAAGAAGAGGGACTGAGCCTGGAGATACCTGTGTGTTATCCCGGATTTGTTCGGGGCGGAGATTTTCTGTACATAGGAAAAGACCGGGAACAATACTGTGTTCACCGTACGAATATGATGTCGGGAGAAGATGAGGAACTTTTTGTGCTGCAGGATCAGCCCTACGAGAATCAGCCTTTCAAGGATTTATTCTTTGCATTGTCCGGCGATATGCTGCTGTTTCAGGGGCGGGACCAAAGTTTTAAAGCCCTTTCTTTGGCCGACGGTCGAAGGATATGGGAAACTCGGTGGAAACCGGACAACCAGGGAAGGGAATATCTGTTTACTTTTTTTGGAGACGACATCTTGGAGAAGTCCCCTGTACACTGTGGCTTCTACGACATGCCGGAAGGGTATTTTCCCCTGGTTCTGCAAAGCCAGGAAAAAAAAGAACCATACGAACGACTTGTTGTTCTTGACAGCCGGAACGGACAGGTTGTGTATAGAGGCAATCCTATACCAGTTGATTTATCCATAACCATGAACATCGACATTTTGTACAAGGAGGGAAAGTATTTTATTACCGGGAAAATCCTCAGTTATGGAAATAAACCTTATCTTGTCTTTGAGCCTTTTGTCTTTGTAATGGAGGAGAAGACGGGGGATTTCATCAGTTACGCCTATCTTGATCCGGCGTGGAAAACCAATCAGGAGTATACGCGGTTTAATTCACTATCGGAGCTAATCCTGGGGGGCGGAGATATCATCTGGAATACCGAAGATATTGACATGGCACTTTCAGCAAGGCTTGGAATTTCACCATAA
- a CDS encoding BspA family leucine-rich repeat surface protein, with protein MKNRLLNILLWTFFCVPIVFADSSGTIDQNVSPIPQFISIWNTKIQGFSNPNQIKLPLSQNGTYDFDVEWGEGKTNHITRYDQQETIHTYKIPGEYTVTITGIIEGFGFDLSFTSLHEDNGKLVDVANWGPVKLHNNGFQFCGVGLIGFSANDVPDISNITNMQGMFANASKFNHDIGPWNVRNVTNMSGMFVDAKSFNQDIGSWDVSNVTDMSGMFCYADAFNQNIGSWDVSKVSDMSVMFREAYTFNQDIGSWDVSAVEDMNGMFLDAQSFNQDISSWDVSNVLDMSEMFEGAHSFKQDIGAWNISPNTDTYDMFKGAVAYNREYGNNY; from the coding sequence TTGAAAAATCGACTGTTAAACATCTTATTATGGACCTTTTTTTGCGTACCTATTGTCTTTGCCGACAGTTCCGGCACTATCGATCAGAATGTTTCGCCAATTCCTCAATTCATATCTATCTGGAATACGAAAATACAGGGTTTCTCAAATCCCAATCAGATAAAACTTCCTCTATCCCAAAACGGGACATACGATTTCGACGTGGAATGGGGTGAAGGAAAAACAAACCACATAACCCGATACGATCAACAAGAAACAATACATACCTACAAAATCCCCGGAGAATATACAGTAACGATAACCGGAATAATTGAAGGTTTCGGATTTGATCTTTCTTTTACATCGTTACATGAGGACAATGGTAAATTAGTTGATGTAGCCAATTGGGGTCCCGTAAAACTGCATAATAACGGGTTTCAGTTTTGCGGTGTTGGATTAATCGGATTTAGTGCAAACGACGTGCCGGACATAAGTAATATCACCAATATGCAGGGCATGTTTGCTAATGCCTCTAAATTTAATCACGATATCGGCCCATGGAATGTGAGAAATGTAACGAATATGAGCGGAATGTTTGTTGATGCTAAATCCTTTAATCAGGATATCGGTTCCTGGGATGTGAGTAATGTTACTGATATGAGCGGCATGTTCTGTTATGCAGATGCGTTCAATCAGAATATTGGATCGTGGGATGTAAGTAAGGTAAGCGATATGAGCGTCATGTTCCGCGAGGCTTATACCTTTAATCAGGACATCGGCTCCTGGGATGTCAGCGCTGTTGAAGATATGAATGGTATGTTTCTCGATGCACAATCCTTCAATCAGGACATCAGTTCCTGGGATGTGAGTAATGTGTTGGATATGAGTGAAATGTTTGAAGGAGCTCATTCTTTTAAACAAGACATTGGTGCTTGGAATATTAGTCCAAATACTGATACGTACGATATGTTCAAAGGAGCCGTTGCTTACAACCGAGAATACGGAAACAATTATTAA